A stretch of Numenius arquata chromosome 11, bNumArq3.hap1.1, whole genome shotgun sequence DNA encodes these proteins:
- the NEUROG1 gene encoding neurogenin-1 has protein sequence MPAEAANSAGGAEPPRERRRRRGRARARTEALLHTLKRSRRVKANDRERNRMHHLNAALDELRSVLPTFPDDTKLTKIETLRFAYNYIWALSETLRLAEQCLPPPPAFRGAAAAPPSPGSDAGSWLSSASPSAPSLCASASGPSSPATSEDCPYAPADSLRSFRGLPAAAAPPGAPCR, from the coding sequence ATGCCGGCGGAGGCGGCCAACAGCGCCGGCGGTGCGGAACCTCCGCGGgagcggaggaggcggcggggccgtgcGCGGGCGCGTACCGAAGCCCTGCTACACACGCTGAAACGCAGCCGGCGGGTGAAGGCCAACGACCGGGAGCGGAACCGCATGCACCACCTCAACGCCGCCCTGGACGAGCTCCGCAGCGTCCTGCCCACCTTccccgacgacaccaagctcaccAAGATCGAGACCCTGCGCTTCGCTTACAACTACATCTGGGCCCTTTCCGAGACCCTCCGCCTGGCCGAGCAgtgcctcccgccgccccccgccttccgcggggccgccgccgccccccccagccccggcagcgaCGCCGGTTCCTGGCTGTCCAGCGCCTCCCCGTCCGCCCCCTCGCTCTGCGCCTCCGCCTCCGGCCCCAGCAGCCCCGCCACCTCCGAGGACTGCCCTTACGCGCCCGCCGACAGCCTGCGCAGCTTCCGcgggctgcccgccgccgccgcccccccgggcgCTCCCTGCCGCTAG